From the Photobacterium sp. GJ3 genome, one window contains:
- a CDS encoding TolC family protein, protein MIIRPSMAKPLSLAFFISTIGFQAQAATVSFDDAWQMVRNHNDELAAEKSNLDRAAHLQQASRAMSLPRVSVSANYTYLDDPIEIAPSDIIASTPAGKNQSAQLAGLAQTIGVNPAQLDKMFTSRLTDRDILTSSVRAVWPIFMGGRIMTAQDIAKGKTQEAKYMLEMKEHAKFEDLSTYYFGVVLAEQVLKTRQDAEKGLEKHYQNALKMEAQGQIAKVERLQAQSSYDKARVERLKAQRDLEIAQVALTRLLKLQTPALPSTGLFVNEDLPPMSSFLNKTLTDYPGLHILDAKQTQASGLLDAEKGKYYPEVFLYGNYNLYEQDTLAAKTAPDWAVGVGVSIPLFDSSGRSDKVKAAHSAMTQVNYLRAQAEQDLSVLVEKTYREASQALEEYEGLASSITLAEESVALREKAFSQGLSTSLDVVDAELYLASVRTQRVAASYHYVIALSKLLAVSGDINAFDNYENYKGLKVN, encoded by the coding sequence ATGATCATCAGGCCATCCATGGCTAAACCGCTCTCTCTGGCATTTTTCATCAGCACCATTGGTTTTCAGGCCCAGGCGGCAACGGTCAGCTTTGACGATGCCTGGCAGATGGTGCGAAATCATAACGATGAACTTGCCGCAGAAAAAAGCAACCTGGACAGGGCTGCTCATCTTCAGCAGGCTTCGCGCGCCATGTCGCTGCCCAGAGTTTCAGTTTCCGCAAACTATACCTATCTGGACGATCCGATTGAAATCGCGCCATCAGACATCATTGCCAGCACACCGGCCGGAAAAAATCAGTCGGCTCAGCTGGCTGGTCTGGCTCAGACGATTGGTGTGAATCCAGCGCAGCTCGACAAAATGTTCACCTCCCGATTAACCGATCGCGATATTTTAACCAGTTCAGTTCGGGCCGTCTGGCCAATCTTCATGGGCGGACGGATTATGACCGCGCAGGATATTGCCAAAGGGAAAACACAGGAAGCAAAGTACATGCTCGAAATGAAAGAGCATGCCAAATTTGAAGATTTATCGACTTACTACTTTGGTGTTGTGCTGGCCGAGCAGGTCCTGAAAACCCGACAGGACGCCGAGAAAGGGCTGGAAAAGCATTATCAGAATGCGCTCAAGATGGAAGCGCAGGGCCAGATCGCCAAGGTTGAGCGGCTTCAGGCCCAGTCTTCTTACGACAAAGCACGCGTCGAACGTCTGAAAGCACAGCGGGATCTGGAAATTGCACAGGTCGCACTGACCCGGCTGCTGAAACTACAAACCCCTGCTTTGCCTTCCACGGGCTTGTTTGTGAATGAAGACCTGCCTCCGATGTCGAGCTTCCTGAACAAGACACTGACAGATTATCCGGGCTTACACATTTTGGATGCCAAACAAACGCAGGCAAGCGGCTTGTTGGATGCGGAGAAAGGGAAGTACTACCCGGAAGTTTTCCTGTACGGCAATTACAACCTTTATGAGCAGGATACATTGGCGGCCAAAACCGCGCCGGATTGGGCCGTTGGTGTGGGTGTCAGTATTCCATTATTCGACAGCTCAGGTCGTTCCGACAAAGTGAAAGCTGCGCACAGTGCGATGACTCAGGTGAATTATCTGCGGGCTCAGGCTGAACAGGATCTGAGTGTATTGGTTGAGAAAACCTACCGCGAGGCCTCTCAGGCACTGGAAGAGTATGAAGGTTTGGCTTCCAGTATTACGCTGGCGGAAGAAAGCGTTGCCTTGCGTGAAAAAGCATTCAGTCAGGGGCTTTCAACATCTCTGGATGTGGTGGATGCGGAGCTCTATCTGGCCAGTGTGAGAACGCAGCGTGTGGCTGCGTCCTATCACTATGTTATCGCTTTATCCAAGTTACTGGCCGTCAGTGGCGACATTAACGCTTTTGACAATTATGAAAATTACAAAGGACTTAAGGTTAACTGA
- a CDS encoding HlyD family secretion protein — translation MSKLKTLAVIVPAIALTGWLGYRFWAAYQPQPERLQGQIEAQQYNISSKVAGRIDQVLVRKGDKVSEGQLIFTLLSPEIDAKLEQAKASQQAAGALADEASNGARAQEIAAAQDQWQKAKAASTLSEKTYRRINNLYREGVVAEQKRDEAYTQWQASRYTEQAAYQMYEMAKEGAREETKRAALEKERMAAGAVAEVEAYAADTKISSWHNGEVSQILLHDGELAPQGFPVVSIVDMDDAWSVFHVREDRLKDFAKGSQFEARIPALGETQYKFQVTHLSVMGDFATWRTTDAQQGFDMRTFEVEARPIQPIDGLRVGMSVLVE, via the coding sequence ATGAGTAAGTTGAAAACGCTGGCAGTGATTGTGCCTGCCATTGCACTGACAGGCTGGCTGGGTTATCGGTTTTGGGCGGCTTATCAGCCTCAGCCTGAACGTTTGCAAGGGCAGATTGAGGCGCAACAATATAATATCTCGTCGAAAGTTGCCGGGCGGATTGATCAGGTTCTGGTTCGCAAAGGCGATAAAGTGAGTGAAGGTCAGTTGATCTTCACGCTCCTCAGCCCGGAAATTGACGCCAAACTGGAACAGGCAAAAGCCAGTCAGCAGGCCGCCGGTGCTTTGGCGGATGAAGCGTCCAATGGTGCGCGTGCGCAGGAAATAGCCGCCGCGCAGGATCAGTGGCAGAAAGCCAAGGCAGCATCGACCCTGAGCGAAAAAACTTATCGTCGTATCAACAACCTTTACCGCGAGGGTGTGGTTGCCGAGCAGAAACGTGATGAAGCCTACACACAATGGCAGGCATCCCGCTATACAGAACAGGCCGCTTACCAGATGTATGAAATGGCCAAAGAAGGGGCGCGGGAAGAAACCAAACGCGCTGCACTGGAAAAAGAACGGATGGCCGCGGGTGCGGTTGCCGAAGTGGAAGCCTATGCTGCGGATACCAAAATTTCCAGCTGGCATAACGGTGAAGTCAGTCAGATTCTCCTGCATGATGGTGAACTGGCGCCACAGGGGTTTCCCGTGGTGAGTATTGTGGATATGGATGATGCCTGGTCGGTGTTTCATGTTCGTGAAGACAGGCTGAAAGATTTCGCCAAAGGCAGCCAGTTTGAAGCAAGGATCCCTGCATTGGGTGAGACGCAATACAAGTTTCAGGTGACGCATCTCTCTGTGATGGGGGACTTTGCAACCTGGCGGACCACCGACGCACAGCAAGGATTCGATATGCGGACGTTTGAGGTGGAAGCCCGGCCAATACAGCCCATTGATGGCTTACGTGTGGGCATGAGTGTGCTGGTGGAGTGA
- a CDS encoding ABC transporter permease, producing the protein MWLTAIKRECNIIRQEPWLKAMLFFLPAALFVLMWWIFSYGIARDLPVGVVDLDQSRLSRGLVRYYDASPTLSVARQLNSVEEGSALLRHGEIYALAIIPESMEAETFRGQSPTVAVFYNTQFILIAKLVNSAFVSAQTTYTAGIDALKHMASGTAVPIQALGQALPIRNQITPLFNSNAHYGQFLVSAAIPAMWQIFMIATTVLALAAEQRRQGLLVWLNQQPIQQLCAKLAVYGVLYLIQGILFLWGLYGLLGWPMHGSWGILLLAQILMVFACLSMGTMLFFLTLDATRTMSLVAGFTAPAFAFMGITFPATDMPVLAAVWRALLPVTHYIEIQVQQVDYGNHLQQAMPQMFALMCFVVAFALGILRMLSWRRKQQEVLG; encoded by the coding sequence ATGTGGCTGACCGCAATAAAACGTGAATGCAACATCATCAGGCAGGAGCCCTGGCTGAAAGCCATGCTGTTTTTCTTACCGGCTGCATTGTTTGTGCTGATGTGGTGGATTTTTTCTTACGGGATCGCCCGGGATCTTCCTGTCGGCGTGGTCGATCTGGATCAAAGCCGCTTATCCAGAGGATTAGTCCGGTACTACGATGCCAGTCCGACCCTGTCTGTTGCCCGGCAACTGAACAGTGTGGAAGAAGGATCGGCTTTACTGCGTCATGGCGAGATCTATGCGCTGGCCATTATCCCTGAATCCATGGAAGCCGAGACATTTCGGGGGCAGTCGCCAACCGTGGCTGTGTTTTATAACACGCAATTTATCCTGATCGCTAAACTGGTCAACAGTGCTTTTGTCTCAGCTCAGACAACCTATACCGCAGGTATTGATGCTCTGAAACACATGGCCAGCGGCACCGCTGTCCCGATTCAGGCACTCGGACAGGCGTTGCCGATTCGAAATCAGATTACGCCATTATTCAACAGTAACGCTCATTATGGTCAGTTTCTGGTTTCCGCAGCGATCCCGGCGATGTGGCAGATTTTTATGATCGCAACCACGGTTCTAGCACTGGCGGCTGAACAGCGCCGGCAGGGGTTGCTCGTCTGGCTGAATCAACAACCCATACAGCAGTTATGCGCCAAACTGGCGGTGTATGGCGTGCTCTACCTGATTCAGGGCATCCTGTTCTTGTGGGGGCTGTATGGTCTGCTTGGCTGGCCGATGCATGGCAGCTGGGGCATCTTGCTGCTTGCTCAGATCCTGATGGTGTTTGCCTGCCTCAGCATGGGGACAATGCTGTTTTTCCTGACACTGGATGCAACCCGTACCATGAGTCTGGTCGCCGGATTTACGGCACCTGCATTTGCCTTTATGGGGATTACATTTCCAGCGACGGATATGCCGGTTCTTGCGGCAGTATGGCGTGCGTTGCTACCCGTGACGCATTACATTGAGATTCAGGTGCAGCAGGTCGATTATGGCAATCATCTGCAACAGGCCATGCCCCAGATGTTTGCCTTAATGTGTTTTGTTGTGGCTTTTGCGCTTGGGATTCTGCGGATGCTGTCCTGGCGGCGGAAGCAACAGGAGGTTCTGGGATGA
- a CDS encoding ABC transporter permease yields MSWRELVLHEFKAIFTNPAILFTVFGGVLIYSLIYPLPYANQLPREQHIAVVNLDHSAISRELVRMVDATPQVQVMRTASSLDEAKQWLLNQDVQGMLVIPEHFYRDLLLGTSPTVAFAGDAALFLVYGTVVEGLATATGTLSAKAKVVRMVAAGNNLTLASEQYAPLKLNMLPVFNPTMGYINYIVPAVFVLILHQTLLIGSALVGAAHQESRQRGEIPYTMAYAPWKMIMVRVSLFTLIYLPLTAYYFGLSFESYGISRLAQIGDLIAMTLPFLVSVTLLGIVLGELVPRKELVTVIVLLSSLPLVFSAGFVWPVSALPEPVDWLAQWFPSTPAINGFLRLNQMGASFAQVGHWWIHLWGLAGLYLCIALGLMLRKQTMQRMHSVSAMDNRVE; encoded by the coding sequence ATGAGCTGGCGTGAATTAGTACTCCACGAATTCAAAGCGATTTTTACCAATCCGGCGATTCTCTTTACGGTTTTTGGCGGCGTGTTGATTTACTCGTTGATTTATCCGTTGCCTTACGCGAATCAGTTACCCCGTGAACAGCACATTGCTGTTGTGAACTTAGATCACAGCGCCATAAGCCGCGAATTGGTGCGGATGGTGGATGCAACCCCTCAGGTTCAGGTGATGCGAACGGCATCCAGCCTGGATGAAGCGAAACAATGGCTGCTCAATCAGGATGTGCAGGGGATGCTGGTTATTCCGGAGCATTTCTACCGTGATCTGTTACTGGGCACGAGTCCAACGGTGGCTTTTGCCGGAGATGCTGCTTTGTTTCTGGTCTATGGTACGGTTGTGGAAGGGCTGGCGACAGCAACAGGCACGCTCAGTGCCAAAGCGAAAGTTGTCCGTATGGTTGCAGCAGGGAACAATCTGACCCTTGCAAGCGAGCAGTATGCGCCCCTCAAACTGAATATGTTGCCGGTGTTCAATCCGACCATGGGGTATATCAATTACATCGTTCCTGCGGTCTTTGTTCTGATCCTGCATCAGACTTTGCTGATCGGTTCAGCATTGGTTGGAGCCGCCCATCAGGAATCACGCCAGCGTGGAGAGATCCCGTACACCATGGCTTATGCGCCCTGGAAAATGATCATGGTCCGGGTGTCATTGTTTACGTTGATCTACCTCCCCCTGACAGCATATTACTTTGGTCTGAGTTTCGAATCCTATGGCATCAGTCGTCTGGCACAGATCGGTGATTTGATTGCCATGACGCTTCCTTTCCTTGTGTCGGTGACATTGCTGGGGATTGTGCTTGGCGAATTGGTTCCCCGAAAAGAACTGGTGACTGTGATTGTGTTGCTGAGTTCTTTGCCTTTGGTATTTTCTGCCGGATTTGTCTGGCCGGTTTCTGCGTTACCTGAGCCTGTTGACTGGCTGGCACAGTGGTTTCCTTCGACACCAGCGATCAATGGTTTCCTGAGGCTCAATCAAATGGGCGCAAGTTTTGCGCAGGTCGGTCATTGGTGGATACATCTCTGGGGCCTTGCCGGACTTTATCTCTGTATCGCGCTGGGCCTGATGCTGAGAAAGCAAACAATGCAGCGAATGCATTCCGTCAGTGCAATGGATAACAGAGTTGAATAG
- a CDS encoding LysR family transcriptional regulator, whose translation MNRLLSFEALMVLDAIERRGSFAAASEELGRAPSSLSYQVQKLEQDLDLVIFDRSGHKAVFTKAGRLLLERGRLLLTAADEMVSDATALAHGWELELTIAYDGLVRLDWMFPIVEALGQKSKTRLKFSEEILAGCWEALAQDRADILIAPAPSVAPPEVKIQPLGKMDIVWVAHPDHPIHRHKDPLAPAVRQQYRGIAVADTARNLPPITRNILEEQPLLTVSSMHDKLIALRAGLGIATIPSDLIQDDLAKGTLVMIGDDPVHEFELVLAWNRSRMGKAKSWAIQQLEQLWKKHLHQ comes from the coding sequence TTGAACCGGTTATTATCCTTTGAAGCACTGATGGTCCTGGATGCGATTGAACGCCGGGGGAGTTTTGCTGCTGCCTCTGAGGAGCTAGGGCGTGCACCTTCTTCCCTGAGTTATCAGGTGCAAAAGCTGGAGCAGGATTTAGATCTGGTGATCTTTGACCGATCCGGACATAAGGCTGTATTTACCAAAGCAGGCCGGTTACTGCTGGAACGAGGGCGGCTGTTGTTAACTGCTGCGGATGAAATGGTTTCGGATGCAACCGCACTGGCCCACGGGTGGGAGCTGGAACTGACCATCGCCTATGACGGCTTAGTACGGCTGGATTGGATGTTCCCCATTGTTGAAGCGCTGGGTCAGAAAAGCAAAACCCGCTTGAAATTCAGTGAAGAAATTCTGGCGGGGTGCTGGGAAGCACTGGCACAGGACAGGGCGGATATTTTGATCGCTCCGGCACCCAGTGTGGCACCACCGGAAGTGAAAATTCAGCCGTTGGGTAAAATGGATATTGTCTGGGTCGCGCATCCGGATCATCCAATTCACCGCCATAAAGATCCGCTCGCTCCGGCTGTTCGCCAGCAATATCGGGGAATCGCGGTGGCCGATACGGCGAGAAATCTACCTCCGATTACGCGTAATATTCTTGAAGAGCAGCCGTTATTAACGGTTTCCAGTATGCATGACAAGTTGATTGCGTTGCGTGCTGGATTGGGCATTGCAACCATTCCGAGTGATCTGATTCAGGACGATCTGGCAAAGGGGACACTGGTCATGATTGGAGATGATCCGGTTCATGAGTTTGAACTGGTGCTGGCCTGGAACCGAAGCCGTATGGGTAAAGCTAAATCCTGGGCCATTCAGCAGTTGGAGCAGCTTTGGAAAAAGCACCTTCATCAGTGA
- a CDS encoding bifunctional acetate--CoA ligase family protein/GNAT family N-acetyltransferase, whose product MKGLESLLKPRSVAVIGASDNPKRAGYVVMKNLLSGNFNGPIMPVTPKYDAVAGVLAYPDINSLPRIPDLAILCTQGHRNVTLIDQLGRKGVKLAIVLAAGMNVDLDGDGVTEDIRMHEVAKQYGMRLIGPNSMGMILPWHHLNASFSPISANKGNIAFVSQSAAVCTTILDWAKNKGIGFSTFISLGDTCDISFDELLDTLSRDSKTQAILLYIDSIRDARRFMSAARAAARNRRILVLKSGRTKIGSAAAHLHTGGEIGLDAVYDAAIRRSGMLRVHNTHDLFAAVETLAHAVPLRGERLAILTNGGGPAIMAVDALTERGGKLATLNQETVDKLSRVLPASWAPSNPIDIVGDADISRYEAATKILLDSDDFDALLIMHSPSAIAPSKETAEHLVQVLKQHPRTIHFNILSNWAGENQAQKARQVFTQAGFPAYRTPESAVTAFMHLVEYRRNQKQLMETPSSFGETQSHPEHVHQLLDQLLAQQIDHLETHEVRPLLENYGFQTLPTWIASDPAEAAHIAEQIGYPVAVKLRSPDIRHKSEVHGVMLHLRTAAEVANASQAILDRVSLNYPKARIEGLLVQRMANRAGAQELRIAVHTDPVFGPVILIGDEAAEWDIHRDAAVAIPPLNMALARYLVINALKTGKIKQRSLPDRLDIPALCKLLVKLSQLIIDCPEITELDIHPLLAAGEEMTVIDASMAIRPFSGDTQQRLAIRPYPKELELLTALKDRTPVLLRPIRPEDEPKHKAFIARVSHDDLYNRFFSEVGEFNHEALANLTQIDYDREMAYIAVQLDPDTHEESDILGVSRAVSDPTNEEAEFAVLVRSDLKGQGLGSMLLNTIIQYCRHRGIQRLTGITMPTNQGMLALARKSGFQVAIHFEDQTAELLLPLQTEAEQI is encoded by the coding sequence ATGAAAGGACTTGAATCACTGCTAAAACCACGCTCCGTGGCCGTCATTGGTGCCTCTGATAACCCGAAACGGGCTGGCTACGTGGTGATGAAAAACCTGCTTTCCGGTAATTTTAACGGTCCGATCATGCCTGTGACCCCAAAGTATGATGCGGTCGCAGGTGTGCTGGCTTATCCCGATATCAATAGTCTTCCGCGGATTCCGGATCTCGCGATTTTATGTACGCAAGGCCACCGCAATGTCACCCTCATTGATCAGTTAGGCCGTAAAGGCGTCAAACTGGCGATTGTTCTGGCCGCCGGCATGAATGTGGATCTGGATGGTGACGGTGTCACGGAAGATATCCGCATGCATGAGGTTGCGAAACAATACGGGATGCGGCTTATTGGTCCAAACAGCATGGGCATGATTCTTCCCTGGCATCACCTGAACGCCTCGTTTTCTCCTATTTCAGCCAACAAAGGCAATATTGCCTTTGTGTCTCAGTCTGCGGCGGTTTGCACCACCATTCTTGATTGGGCCAAAAATAAAGGGATCGGATTCTCGACCTTTATCTCACTCGGAGATACCTGTGATATCAGTTTTGATGAGTTGCTCGATACCCTGAGCCGCGACAGTAAAACACAGGCAATTCTGCTTTATATCGACTCCATCCGGGATGCCAGACGCTTTATGTCGGCGGCCCGTGCGGCGGCACGCAATCGCCGGATTCTGGTGCTCAAAAGTGGCCGTACCAAAATCGGCAGTGCGGCTGCACATCTGCATACCGGGGGAGAAATTGGGTTAGATGCAGTTTATGACGCAGCGATCCGGCGCTCGGGGATGCTGCGTGTCCATAACACCCATGATTTGTTCGCGGCCGTAGAAACACTGGCGCATGCTGTCCCGCTTCGCGGTGAACGGCTTGCGATTCTGACGAATGGCGGCGGACCGGCAATTATGGCGGTCGATGCCTTAACAGAACGTGGCGGAAAACTGGCGACCTTAAATCAGGAGACAGTCGACAAATTGTCCCGTGTTTTACCGGCCAGCTGGGCACCTTCCAACCCGATTGATATCGTCGGTGATGCGGACATCTCTCGCTATGAAGCTGCCACAAAAATCCTGCTCGACAGTGATGACTTTGATGCCCTGCTGATCATGCATTCTCCTTCCGCTATCGCGCCGAGTAAAGAAACGGCAGAGCACCTGGTGCAGGTTCTGAAACAACACCCGAGAACAATCCACTTCAATATTCTGAGTAACTGGGCGGGCGAGAATCAGGCACAAAAAGCCCGGCAAGTTTTTACACAGGCTGGATTTCCGGCATACCGGACTCCGGAAAGCGCGGTCACTGCATTCATGCATTTGGTGGAATACCGCCGCAACCAGAAACAGCTGATGGAAACGCCCTCTTCTTTCGGTGAAACACAAAGCCATCCGGAGCACGTCCATCAATTACTTGATCAACTGCTGGCACAGCAGATTGATCATCTGGAAACCCATGAAGTGCGTCCGTTACTGGAAAACTATGGTTTTCAGACGCTGCCCACCTGGATCGCTTCCGACCCGGCTGAAGCGGCACATATTGCTGAACAAATCGGCTATCCGGTTGCAGTCAAGCTGCGTTCGCCGGATATTCGCCACAAGTCTGAAGTACATGGGGTGATGCTGCACCTGAGAACGGCGGCGGAAGTTGCCAATGCATCTCAGGCGATTCTGGATCGGGTCTCACTCAATTACCCGAAAGCACGCATCGAAGGACTTCTGGTACAACGCATGGCAAACCGCGCAGGTGCTCAGGAATTACGGATTGCCGTTCATACCGACCCCGTATTTGGGCCTGTGATCCTGATTGGAGACGAAGCCGCGGAATGGGACATTCACCGTGATGCCGCGGTCGCAATCCCGCCGCTGAACATGGCCCTGGCCCGATACCTGGTCATCAATGCTTTGAAAACCGGTAAAATCAAGCAACGAAGTTTGCCGGATCGATTGGACATTCCCGCGTTGTGTAAGCTGCTGGTTAAGCTATCTCAGCTCATCATTGATTGCCCTGAAATCACCGAGCTTGATATTCACCCACTGCTGGCCGCAGGCGAAGAAATGACGGTGATTGATGCGTCAATGGCGATCCGCCCATTTTCCGGAGACACACAACAACGCCTCGCCATTCGCCCTTATCCGAAAGAGCTGGAGTTACTGACCGCCCTCAAAGACCGGACGCCTGTATTACTCCGCCCCATTCGACCGGAGGATGAACCAAAGCACAAAGCCTTTATCGCCCGGGTATCCCACGATGATTTGTACAACCGATTCTTTTCTGAAGTCGGAGAATTCAATCACGAAGCATTAGCCAATCTGACTCAGATCGATTACGACCGGGAAATGGCTTATATCGCGGTACAACTGGACCCGGATACCCATGAAGAAAGCGACATTCTTGGCGTCAGCCGTGCAGTTTCAGACCCGACAAATGAAGAAGCCGAGTTCGCCGTGTTAGTCCGTTCTGATCTAAAGGGGCAAGGCTTGGGAAGTATGCTGCTCAATACCATCATTCAGTATTGCAGGCATCGTGGCATCCAGCGCTTAACCGGAATCACCATGCCCACCAATCAGGGAATGCTGGCACTGGCCAGAAAAAGTGGTTTTCAGGTGGCCATTCATTTTGAAGATCAGACCGCAGAGCTTTTGTTACCACTGCAGACGGAGGCTGAACAAATCTAG
- a CDS encoding SPOR domain-containing protein, producing MKKLALMVAITSALAGCALDNERQTINGAVVPSLEDQEQAALAQQQIEPEPMSVEYAEEPIEPLRSGDIAVTDEVVPPEQEIAPVDTPAMAQEKQVEVQQKAMPEMAPAAPQKPTYEYASEPVTGFTVQVLGLSKNNGFAPYVAKLPGEQPVWVNQKTYQEKPWYTLLYGHFDTVQEAQAAIKALPSDIQSFGPFVRSMAKIHQSAEPKLTKVH from the coding sequence ATGAAAAAACTTGCCTTAATGGTTGCAATTACTTCAGCTTTAGCAGGCTGTGCACTGGATAACGAACGTCAAACAATCAACGGCGCCGTTGTTCCTTCACTGGAAGATCAGGAGCAGGCTGCCCTGGCACAGCAGCAAATCGAACCGGAACCCATGTCGGTTGAGTATGCCGAAGAACCCATTGAACCACTACGCTCAGGTGATATTGCGGTCACCGATGAAGTGGTGCCGCCTGAGCAGGAAATTGCCCCGGTAGACACACCGGCAATGGCTCAGGAAAAACAGGTTGAAGTTCAGCAGAAAGCCATGCCTGAAATGGCGCCGGCAGCACCTCAGAAGCCAACTTACGAATATGCGTCAGAGCCGGTAACTGGTTTTACCGTTCAGGTGCTTGGTCTGAGTAAAAACAATGGCTTTGCGCCTTATGTTGCCAAACTACCCGGAGAACAACCGGTTTGGGTGAACCAGAAAACTTATCAGGAAAAGCCATGGTATACCTTGCTCTATGGTCATTTCGACACAGTTCAGGAAGCCCAGGCCGCGATAAAAGCCTTGCCTAGTGATATCCAGTCTTTCGGCCCCTTTGTTCGCAGCATGGCAAAAATCCATCAGTCCGCAGAACCGAAGCTGACAAAAGTTCACTAA
- a CDS encoding D-alanine--D-alanine ligase, with translation MNPIQVLLLCGGGGAEHEVSLVSANFVEQNLQSLDGIEYIRIEMKQNGWFDNDQQRWQLNLDRTLQSESGQKLSVDYVIPCVHGYPGETGDLQSLLELAGLPYFGCGPQASTNCFNKITSKLWFDALGIPNTPYVFLSEQSEASLASAQDALNRWGSVFVKAACQGSSVGCYRATDEASLKTAIEQAFTFSDQVLVEKTIKPRELEVAAYQYGDALVITKPGEVTCPEGKFYSYEEKYSTESHSTTQVEALNLSEEQVKQIRTYAEKAFVHLKLKDLSRIDFFLSEDGDILLNEINTFPGMTPISMFPQMLAHYGHTFSDYLEKAIRKAVQA, from the coding sequence ATGAATCCAATCCAAGTATTACTTCTTTGTGGTGGCGGTGGTGCTGAACACGAAGTGTCTTTAGTGTCCGCGAACTTTGTTGAGCAAAACCTGCAATCGCTTGATGGGATTGAGTACATTCGTATTGAAATGAAGCAGAACGGCTGGTTTGATAACGATCAACAACGCTGGCAACTGAATCTTGACCGAACCCTTCAATCCGAAAGTGGCCAGAAGTTGTCGGTAGATTATGTTATTCCTTGCGTACACGGCTATCCGGGTGAAACCGGCGACTTACAGTCATTGTTAGAACTGGCGGGTTTACCTTATTTTGGTTGTGGTCCGCAAGCCAGTACCAACTGTTTCAATAAAATCACCTCCAAACTCTGGTTTGACGCACTGGGCATTCCCAATACGCCATATGTGTTTTTAAGCGAACAGAGTGAGGCGTCGCTGGCAAGTGCACAGGATGCGCTGAATCGCTGGGGAAGTGTGTTTGTAAAAGCTGCTTGTCAGGGCTCTTCTGTGGGATGTTACCGCGCAACGGACGAAGCCAGCCTGAAAACTGCGATTGAGCAAGCCTTCACCTTCTCGGATCAAGTCTTGGTTGAAAAAACGATCAAGCCTCGCGAACTGGAAGTCGCCGCATATCAATACGGTGATGCGTTAGTCATTACCAAGCCTGGCGAAGTCACATGTCCGGAAGGTAAATTCTATTCATACGAAGAGAAATACAGTACGGAGAGCCATTCGACCACGCAGGTTGAAGCGTTGAATCTTTCTGAAGAGCAAGTGAAGCAAATCCGAACTTATGCTGAAAAAGCTTTTGTGCATCTGAAACTGAAAGATTTATCCCGGATTGATTTTTTCCTGAGTGAAGATGGCGACATTCTGCTGAATGAAATCAATACTTTCCCTGGCATGACGCCCATCTCCATGTTCCCGCAAATGCTGGCACATTACGGCCACACTTTTTCTGATTATCTTGAAAAAGCAATTCGGAAAGCCGTTCAAGCTTAA
- a CDS encoding YhfG family protein, translating into MSTNKEKLNRFIAMRQRNYRASLKLEGFEVDALDETGNDEAAHKSEEALIIQLKKVYAR; encoded by the coding sequence ATGTCCACGAACAAAGAAAAATTGAATCGCTTCATTGCAATGCGACAACGTAACTATCGGGCGAGCCTGAAACTTGAAGGCTTTGAAGTGGATGCTCTGGACGAGACGGGCAACGATGAGGCAGCACATAAGTCAGAGGAAGCGCTGATCATACAGCTGAAAAAGGTCTATGCGAGATAA